Part of the Lolium rigidum isolate FL_2022 chromosome 6, APGP_CSIRO_Lrig_0.1, whole genome shotgun sequence genome, GAGAAAAAATATCCAAATGAATATATTAAAGTTCAGAGGAGAGAAGGGAAGAAGCAAAATCTCACCTAAACCATGCAAACAAAGAAGAGGCCACAACTGTCGTGGTTGCACCGTTGTGAACTCGTCGTCGCCATTGCACAACAACGAGGGAAGCGGGAACTAGTCTAACCTGAGGGTCTTCACTTTCTATGAGGGGCAGCTGTGTGCAAGATGATAAGGACCTTATCAAACTCCCTAAAACCAGCACATACAAACATATGAGTTTCACAAATTCCAGTTCAACCTAGCTATTCCTGTAATAAGAATGCACACATACAACTACAAACAGGTCGAGGAGTTGAGTCCATGACTTACATATTGTAGCTCCTAGAAGCCCGTGTGGTGCTTGTGTGTTTCAGTCCAGATAGGACTTCTTCAGCATGCACCTAGTGGCAGAAGCTGCCACAAGCGATGGGCAGAGTGAGACTAGCCGGTACTGCATCATCACCATCGTGGGGGATAAGAGGACCAGTTGCATTCGCCATTGACAAGGATAAAATAAAATATTTCAGCACGGAAAACTCAGGTGCATCAAAAAAGAGAGGAAGGGTGATCAATCAGGTTTAATTCTAAATTCTCCTTGTCGCTACTGGCAGCCTTGGCGTGGGATGACGAGAATTCACCCCAAAGATGGTAATTTTTCATATAGGTTATCATCACAGTTCTGTTCACACAAAACACATGCTTACCAACAACAAGACCAACAAGATATTCAATACTGGTAGACAAATTAATGTTTAATGAAAACCAAAAAGGTGTTCAACATGTCTTTAGAATTGCAGAATCCCAGTATAGCCGCATAGAAACTGGGAGATGGTATGATTAGAAGGTTCTTATCACTAGACAAGCATGAACATCTACACAGATACACAAACACCAATCGCTAGAGTTACCGTACCCCAAATACATCACAGGAACAACCATGATTCTAAGTGAGATAATCTTGTAACATCACATGCTAAAATGAGTTACCAACATGTCATGCTCGACAACATCTGTCCTCGACTGTGAGACACAAATATTCTGTCTAACAGAACAACATAGCAACATAACCAATATGCAGTTCACTCTAATAATCGGGGCAGGAAAAACTACATGAGTTAACTAAATAACCAAATTGAGCTTGTTTGACTTCCGTGCTTTCTCGATTTGTAAAAGGCACCTTTTCATCCCAGATTCCACAAAAATCTGGAACAAAAGCGATGGAGGGGCTCACCTTATGCTCATTCTTGACGACGTAGATGTTGTTGTGCACTTCTGGCCGATGACCACCTGCATAGCAGTGTCACCGGCGCGTGCCtccttgaacatgttatggaaacACCGTTTGGTGCAGTCCAAAACCACCTTGGTGTACATGCAAATACAAAGACTATAAACTTAGTAAATTACACCAGAATACAAAAGGGCAATTTCGGCTAATACATAAAGCCATGCGCTGCTAGGTTTTGGACTGCTATTTATTCTTAACATCTATTTTTTTGAACAAAGTAACCAGTTGGTGAATTAAtgatagaaaagaaaaaatagaatGCATATATTAAAGTTCTTTTGCATAATCATGTGTAGCTCTTTACAACAAAACAAATTATAGATCTTCCTCATTCATTAGCTGTAGCACCTCCTAAATCAGTATTATTTACAGGaataaggaaaactccatggcttTGAAGGATAAAGAATGTTCGCAAGAATAAGAATTAATATCTGCTACAATGAACACTGAATGGAGGTTACACGTAAAACTTGTAGCTCACCATGTATCTTGCTTCAACCTATGCAGGCGACactcgctcctcctcctgcatcccGCACGCCGCAACCACATCCCGCACCTCAGGAGGCCAAGAGCTGACACTTGTATATTTGACCAGACTAAGAATCTGTAGCATAGTTCTTTTCTAAAGAAAATTTTCATGGCATAGTAAAATCCATTCGTATGGACTATAAAGTTAACAAGGTGAACAAAAAGCTTTGGTTGTCTTGTTACAATCAGGTGCTTAACAGTAGCAGGCACAATCATGCAAACTAGAACAGACTATCGCACAAAGATAGACTCTTCAGGAGACATAAGCTCTCCCTGAAAGCACCCAACATGTGTCAGATACTCAGATTAGTAGAGAGTTCAagcaaacaccaaataaatcattcAAATGTCAAAATAAAGTTTTTCTAGATTTTCAGCACTAACAGACTAGATTCCCAACTCATGACAAAGTCACAGCCACAAGTACTTCTAATAAGTGTATTGTAAATCTGATAACACTTATTTTCAGCACATAAATTGCATACTAATAGAGCCATTTTTTGTCAAATAACTGACCAGTTGAGATACGTCATATATATCCAGGCCAAGGGAGTACTAGAGAAGTACGGACTATGGAGTACCTTTTCGACCGCTAGTGTGAACAATTGGCTTCTCAAACAGCCAAAACGTTCTCCAGATGTATACTTTACAAATCATATACATAAATTCTGCTAGAGTGGCTTCACATGGCTGAATCGATTAGGTGTTACAATCACCATCATACAATACTGAAAATATCAtaattaaataaaaaaaatagttcTGAAAATGAGGTGCCTCAATTAGATTACTTCATCTCCAAAGATGCTAAATATCAAGTAGCAACAAGAACAATAACATAGTTTTACCTGTCTTAGATGGAGCTTAGGACGAATTGTCCAGGTTACATGCCACCAAGTAATTTCACCGCCCAGCAACAAAGGAACGTCCAATATAATTCATGTGTGAGTGATAACTCCTAAGTCAGCACAAGACGTCATGTGTGGTTTTCAAGAAACAGAGAAAAATGGTAGTTACATCAGTAATAAGTCACATACTTCAAATATACCGCCAAAGGAGCATAGTTAATGAATTTTTCAACCAGCAACGCATTCTTAAATGCACGTCACCAAACATGTACCTGAGTTGACAATGGCTTCAAAATGTCAATGttaccaaaaatgaaaaaaaagtaaAATTAGCAAACAAGGAAAAACTGGGTCAAATACCTGTATTCAGTATTAACATAATTATGGAAAACCATAACTCAAGAATAACTAGTGGCATCCTAACAATATTATGATGCATAAATATATTTATCACAAACATAACAGTGGCccatcaaatcctaggtttttcCGAAAATCTACGCGCATGTGTGCATCAAGAATCATGAACTGTAAAGGCTAACTATTCAGAACCAAGCCCTTTGTAAAAGGCAGCTCATTTTACCCTAGATTGCAAAATAATCCAAAAACAAAATCGATGGAGGTGCTCACCTTATGCTCGTTCTTGTTGACGCCGTAGTCGCTGCTGCACACATCAGGCCGACGAGCACAAGGTGCGGTGTCAACCGGCAAGAGCCTACTTGAGCACGTCCTTGAAATAAAATTGTCAACTGCTCATGCCACTTCCTGTGGTACTTCAAGTGTTCAATTATTTCCTGGGATATTTCTTTGTACACCTGTGTGAAATAAAATGGAGATGAATTAGTAAACACTTCAACTTATGATCACATATGAATATTCAAAATGATACATTTTCATCCAATTTATCCAAGCATTTAAATGAAATCTAGATCCCTTGATTAGGAAAACGTGTGAGAAAAACATATAATCAACAAGGTCTTATATATGACACAAACATATAATCAACAAAAATCATTAGGAAAACACACCTAGAAGTAACATACTACAAATCTCAAATGGTAGACAAGGTAGCAACACTAAATTCCTGTGCTAACTATGAAACGTTCACAACTGAATAACTGTAGTTGATTGGCTGAAAAGTTTTACACACATTCACCTCACGAAAGCAGATACACCGCATAGAAGGAAATGAAGCGAAGGACTGAAAAATGCACCCAAAGCCTGAGATGAATGGAGAATTATATCAGTTAGTTGATAGACAGTAATAGTCAGCGTCAGAAGATTTGTAAAAGGTCCAACTAGCTTAAATCATCAAACACTAGAATCACTCAGAAAAGTCAGCATACCAAATTAAGATCTATGAAGCTGTACATCGAGCTGGATCAATTTTAACACTTTCAGTTATCAGCATAATAACATGATAGTATATGTACACTTTAACAACCGGTGCATTGTACTACTTTAGAACAATGAGATGATGGAATGTATCCACGAACGTACAAATACTCATGTAGCATTTTTTTCACGCACATGCTTCAACGAATCTCGGGCTGTTTTAATTAGTACATAACACCAAACATCTTTCTGTCTGTCTAATTAAGGTGTAGCTGCTAGACAGATTTGTTCATCCAAAATAAAACACACCTAACGCTGACGAACAAAGCAGCATATTCACCGGACATCAATCCATTCGAGCTTGCCTAACTACAGCCAGTACCTTGGGATGCAGATTTCGACCAGCTCCTGAACCGCAAAGCCGCCCACCATCGAACATAATTGGCCGAAGAGGCCGGTGAGCTGCGGCTCAGGTTGAGACCACAAAACACCGCCGTCCCCTCCTCCGAAGAGAGGCTCCTCGCAGCGTACGGACGACGGGCCCTCCGTGGGTCGCGTCGCCGCCGCTGGCAGCGCGTCCTGGTGGCCAAAACCACCCTCGCTGGCGTGAAGACGGCGGCACTGGACAAATTTGCAATGATCTGGGGTCAACATTCCATGTCCACATATAAACGACCCATACACTGGTGCAGCGCAGCGACGAACACCTAGCAGGCAGCCATGGCACTCCATCTCCACCACCCTTCCCctcccctcccgcgccgcctccgcctcgccaCCTCCCGCCCCATCCCCGGCCGCCGCGCCATGTCGTCCGCCATCCGCAGGCTCCCTCATCGACCCGGACGGCGGTGCGCTCGTCGACCTCGTGGCCCCGCCCGCGGCTTCGTGCGCGAGCACCGGTACCTccagtgcatccacttcaactccCCCCGCCCCCCCATCGTGCTCGCGGTCGACGACGCCGCGGGTATCGCTGCACGCCGGAGAACGCCATGGCTCGTGGGGATGGGAGAAGGCTCCGGCGGTGAGGGAGAATGAGAGGAGGCATCTACTCTCCACAAAGACATTCTTTTTCCGAAGGCAGCAGCGCTGGAACAACCATGTTCAGTTAAAATTTCAGTTAGCTCTACATCTCACCAAGGTTACAGTGAGCTTTTCAGTTGATGGAGCTGGCATGGACACTCAAACGGAAACCGTGTACTCCTCCCTCAGTCCATAAATACAGGGccatatatttttttttgtcatACTTTGGCCAATGATTTAGTCAACTAATACACTATTAGAAAGTTCATTGAAATTTGCATCCAATGATACAGTTTTAAATCACATGTAACTAATAACTAATATTTGGTTGACCCAATCTTTAGTCAAAGTTTGCCTCCAAAAACAAAATGATCTTGTATGCCaggacggaggaagtacatacaAAAGCTGCTGCAACATTTGAACCGGAGCACCATGCCACAGAGAGATCAAAAGTTGTACTATTCTATTGTACCAAGTAAATTTATTCTGAAATATTATACAATTTTAATCTTATtcatttctatttatttatttagttatttatttatttatgcatGCATGCCTCATGAGACTCCCTTTAGGATAGTGATGGAATCCCATCTACTACAATACCTGAACCTCAAAGTCAAATCTAGTCAACTGAAAAAATTGAGAAAGAGAAACCCAACTATCACATTAAAAAAATCAGAGAACCGAGCTCTGTCCAAAAATACATGATTAACAATAAGAACTTTTTACAAGATGCGTGTTGGGATTAGAAAGAATAAGAGTGCAATGACTAGTACATAAACCTGCAAGTGTCCGGCGGTGAGGACGGATCTCCAACAACACTGTATCTCCTCACAGATCAGAAAAATGAGTTCGAGTTGTTGGGTGATCACGGTTGCCGCCCCGTCCGGAGACGAGCATCAGTATCACCTCACAGATCATCAGTATCACTCGTCAACATGACTGAAAGATACTACATACGATTCATGACTTGTGGTGGAGGCTGAGAGGTTTCTTGTGGACCGATGGGGTGTTGGTGGAGGATGCAGAGCAGATCAAACATGGGGATTTATAGAGAGTCATGGGGGCAGCTATGAGGAGGGAGGAGAAGCGGGGAACTCGGAGAGAcgacggatggggggacgatccgCGTGACGAGCCTGAAGTGAGCCGGCAGCCATTGGATGGGAGAGGGAGGGGTTTGGGGACTTTGCACACAGACTGTCGCTGGGTTCCCGGAAATTAGGAAGGCCAGGACTTGCAAGGAAACATAGCTAGGTGGAGAATCTTAATTGACTTCAATTGGCAAGTACTAATTGATTCTCTTTAATTTATTTGCTCTAATCGCGCAGAGAATGGATCTAGTTCTCCTATCAACTAATCGCATGCCCGTAATGCATGCATCTGTGATCCTCCCTCTTGATTAACTAATTAGAGGTAGTAATTAATTTTATTTTGAGTAGTGCATGCGGTGACTTCTCCACATCTACATGTATATCGATCAATCTATTGCACCACTACTATTAAGCATACACATGCACCTTTTCTTTTGACACTAAACCTAGCGATTCCATTTATTTTTTGTGGTAAAACATAGTGATTCCATTAGTTTGTGATTAAGATCAGCCCACATGCCATCAATACAAACCTAAGCACTTTGTTATAGTATAGTTTACGTGATAATCACACGACACTACTACAAATAACCTTATTGCCACACTTATTACCGCCGGCGAGTGCGGTTTGAAGGCCTGTTAGGCCCTCCTcgcgttaccgccggcgagttgatATGTAGTCGCCAGGAATAAGGCACTTACTGCCAGCGAGTACGAATTGCAACCACCGGGGGTAAGGTGGGCCGAGAGCACCCGGATGGGTCTCCCCTTACTGCCGGCGGTTTGGTCTAGGAGACATCGAGGCTAATCTAATTACTGCCGGCGAAATCAATTTGCATGCGTCGGGGGTAAAGTGGGATCATGTGGTCCATTTGGGCCAAAATTACCGCCAGCGTCTATGATTTGTTTTCGCCGGGGATAAAGGAGACCACGACCCAGGGGGGAGGGGAAGGAGACCACGAGTCCAACCAACCGAGTCACTCCATCTCCTCTTCGCCCTCTCCGTTCACTCTCTCCCGCGAACTCCATGTCGCCGCGGCATCGTCGCTGTTCCCCGGCCGCTCTTGGCCCTCCTCGACGCCGGCATGATGGGGTTCTGCATCACCTTGTTGTGCTCTATCTCCTCCCCCTCATCAATTTTTTTTTCGTGCTTTCTCACGGTGGCCGGCCTCCTCTGACGATGTCGTATTCTGCCGCTGCTCTGGTGCCACCTCGAGGTAGTTCTCCTCTGTCTTCCCCAACTCCGTGCCTCCATGACGCCCTCTGCCACTGCAGATCTAGTTGTCACGCCTTCGCCTCGAGCCACTGCTCAACTCTGCCATGCGTGATCTCTCTATCTTGGACTCGTGGTCAGGTGGTGCTGCTGATGTGGTGATGGCCATTCTGTCTCCGCCATGCTGCAACTTCTGCGATGCCCCCAACTCCGGTGCCTCATCATGGCACCCTCGGTGAGCCTCTCTACTCCCTGTACTCTCTATATATGGATACATTTATATCTTGTGCTTGTGATTAAATTGGTAGTGTGGAATATTCTGCTGCTCAGTGCATTTTGGGCTATTGTCTTAGTCAGCCATATACCTT contains:
- the LOC124664827 gene encoding uncharacterized protein LOC124664827 yields the protein MPAPSTEKLTVTLRCCLRKKNVFVESRCLLSFSLTAGAFSHPHEPWRSPACSDTRGVVDREHDGGAGGVEVDALEVPVLAHEAAGGATRSTSAPPSGSMREPADGGRHGAAAGDGAGGGEAEAAREGRGRVVEMECHGCLLGVRRCAAPVAAVFTPARVVLATRTRCQRRRRDPRRARRPYAARSLSSEEGTAVFCGLNLSRSSPASSANYVRWWAALRFRSWSKSASQGFGCIFQSFASFPSMRCICFREVYKEISQEIIEHLKYHRKWHEQLTILFQGRAQVGSCRLTPHLVLVGLMCAAATTASTRTSIRYMFGDVHLRMRCWLKNSLTMLLWRYI